The Papaver somniferum cultivar HN1 unplaced genomic scaffold, ASM357369v1 unplaced-scaffold_107, whole genome shotgun sequence genome includes a region encoding these proteins:
- the LOC113328070 gene encoding F-box/kelch-repeat protein At3g06240-like has protein sequence MEDKEYVYLAELIVKKEDIDPDLFRIEEGEVNMHSNTASGFGYVRSTNEYKVVRIHYLEYKEGNVEVYALGSGCGWRGIGKISYRLNTMRKGTGMYANDAIYWTAYNKVVAFDLAKEEFRLLSVTPCMQNRQRGDMCGLAALGRHLCLHMDKLRLEIWFFSDLEETWRMEYIDYEAVVMGSRKRNFQPILFTKNGEIIFLYAESMLYCYDMRSTSLRMISNEASTDYFRHIEVIAHVNTLASLEALGENSKRYKARPHRVRTPWDDVIDELDLVALDEEIDTTRFRLR, from the exons ATGGAGGACAA AGAATACGTGTATCTTGCTGAACTAATTGTAAAGAAGGAAGACATCGATCCTGATCTTTTTCGTATAGAGGAGGGAGAGGTTAACATGCATTCTAATACAGCAAGTGGATTCGGGTATGTTAGGtcaaccaatgagtacaaggttgttagaaTCCATTACCTCGAGTATAAGGAAGGCAATGTCGAAGTATACGCACTTGGCAGTGGTTGTGGGTGGAGAGGGATAGGTAAAATTTCCTATCGACTGAATACGATGAGGAAAGGTACGGGTATGTATGCAAATGATGCCATTTATTGGACTGCGTACAACAAAGTTGTGGCCTTTGACTTAGCTAAGGAGGAGTTTCGGTTGCTATCTGTCACACCTTGTATGCAAAACCGTCAGAGGGGAGATATGTGTGGTCTTGCAGCACTTGGGAGGCATTTGTGTCTTCATATGGATAAATTACGTTTGGAAATCTGGTTCTTTAGCGACTTGGAGGAGACCTGGCGCATGGAGTACATAGATTACGAAGCCGTAGTAATGGGTTCTCGTAAAAGGAACTTTCAGCCTATTTTATTTACAAAGAATGGAGAAATTATATTTTTATATGCTGAATCTATGCTATATTGTTATGACATGAGATCAACATCTTTGAGGATGATTTCCAACGAAGCATCAACCGATTATTTCAGACATATTGAAGTAATTGCTCACGTAAATACCCTTGCATCATTGGAAGCTTTGGGAGAAAATTCAAAGAGGTACAAGGCTCGTCCACACAGGGTTCGCACCCCATGGGATGATGTTATTGATGAGTTGGACCTAGTTGCTCTGGATGAGGAAATTGATACAACACGTTTCAGACTCAGGTGA